From Ferrimicrobium sp., the proteins below share one genomic window:
- a CDS encoding nuclease-related domain-containing protein, translated as MAGRSASREAERRSVRHQRQEEARVTADREWRSQIKAKHPLAGRLIAAVTPKAQIRAAPSHVRAWATGAVGEGKVGEVLDAIPGIIVLNDRHKPRSRSNIDHIVVTSAGVWVIDAKVRPGKHLEFVDKGGPFVRDQRLIIGGRDETRLVDAMTWQVEAVQRACVDLLGVTVVRPALCFVDATVGRFDHRPWMVRGVVVCWRAVLPQLLLRPGPLGRQRMDELARRIATRLPAA; from the coding sequence GTGGCCGGTCGATCCGCCTCGCGGGAGGCAGAGAGAAGATCTGTTCGCCACCAGCGACAGGAAGAGGCACGCGTCACTGCCGACCGAGAGTGGCGATCGCAGATCAAAGCCAAACACCCGCTGGCGGGTCGGCTCATCGCTGCGGTGACGCCAAAAGCGCAGATACGAGCTGCGCCTTCGCATGTTCGGGCCTGGGCAACCGGTGCCGTTGGCGAGGGTAAGGTCGGTGAAGTGCTCGACGCGATCCCCGGGATCATCGTCCTCAACGACCGTCATAAGCCAAGGAGTCGCAGCAACATCGATCATATCGTCGTGACGTCAGCCGGGGTGTGGGTAATCGATGCCAAGGTCCGACCAGGCAAACATCTTGAGTTTGTAGACAAGGGTGGCCCCTTCGTGCGAGATCAACGACTTATCATCGGTGGGCGGGACGAGACCAGATTGGTCGACGCCATGACCTGGCAGGTCGAGGCAGTGCAACGGGCCTGTGTCGATCTACTCGGTGTAACGGTGGTGCGGCCAGCGCTCTGTTTTGTCGACGCCACCGTTGGCCGGTTCGATCATCGACCCTGGATGGTGCGTGGTGTGGTGGTGTGTTGGCGGGCCGTGCTGCCCCAGCTCTTACTTCGGCCTGGCCCACTTGGGCGTCAACGTATGGACGAGCTTGCGAGACGCATCGCCACCAGACTCCCGGCAGCATGA